The following DNA comes from Microbacterium wangchenii.
GCAAGCTCGGGAATCGGCCGGGCGACGGCGCGCATCCTGCGGGAACGGGGATGGGACGTCGTCGGGGTCGCCCGGCGCGCCGAGCGGCTCGTGGCGCTCGAGGAGGAGATCGGCATCGTCGGGTTCGCCGCCGACCTCACGCGGGCCGAGGACGTCGACGCCCTCGCGCAGTGGCTCCAGGAGTCCGGGCCCGTGCACGCGCTCGTGCACGTGGCCGGCGGTGCGCGCGGCGTGGACGCGGTCGAGGACGGCCGCCCGGAGGACTGGCGCTGGATGTTCGAGGTCAACGTCGTCTCGACGCAGATGCTCGTCGCCGCCCTCCTGCCGCTGCTGCGTCGCGCGGCGGCCGCCGACGGTCACGCCGACACGCTGTTCGTCACCTCCACCGCGGCGCAGGCGGCGTACGCCGGCGGCGCGGGGTACAACGCCGCCAAGGCGGGGGAGGCCATGCTCGCCGGGGCTCTGCGCCTCGAGCTGAACGGGGAGCCGATCCGCGTGACGCAGATCGCCCCGGGGATGGTGTTCACCGAGGAGTTCTCGGTCAACCGCCTGCGCGGAGACACCAACGCGGCCGACAGCATCTACGAGGGAGTGGAGAATCCGCTCACCGCCGACGACGTCGCCGATGTGATCGCGTACGCCCTGAACGCCCCCGGGCACGTGAACCTCGACCTCGTGACGATGCGTCCGGTCGCCCAATCGGCGCAGCATCTTCTGGCCCGCGGCCCCCTCCATCCGCGCCTGTGATGCGCGGTTAAAGGAGCTGCGCCTGCCCCACGGCGGCCTCGGCGTCGGGGTCGGCGAAGGCCACGCGCGGGACGAACATCAGCAGGACCGCGGCGAGGAACCCGCCCGCGGCGCACACCGTCCACACCGTGAGATACCCGAAGAGGGGCGCGGCGGTGGCGGCCACCGCAGCGCCCGCAGACCCGGCCAGGACGACCCCGAAGATCGCCGAGGCGAACGTGCCGCCGATCGTCTTGGTCGTGTTGGTCAGGGCGGAGGAGATGCCCGTCTGCCCGCGCGGGGCGGCCGCCGCGGCGGCGGCGGGCATCGCGCCCACGAGCGCCCCTGAACCGATGCCGGCGATCGAGAGGTTCAGCAGCACCTGCCACAGCTCGAGGTGGAACGGCAGGAACAGCGCGTAGCCGATCCCGACCAGGAGCGCCGCGCCGATGAGCATGAGCCGGGGGCTGGCCCGCCGGGAGGTGAGGGCGAACAGCACCGCGCCGACGATGAGGGACACCAGGTACACCCCGATGACGTTGGACCGGTCCGTGGCATCCAGCCCCAGGCCGTAGCCGAGCGCGGAATCCGTGCCGGCGTACGTGGTGAGCGGACCCTGTGCCCCGAGCAGGCTGATGCCCACGAGGAACGCGGTGGCCTGCACGGGCCACATCTGCGGCTGGACGAGCACGCGGATGTCGATCGCGGGGTCGGGCTGGCGCAGTTCGTACCAGACGAACACCGCGAACGCCGCGATGCCCGCGACCACGAGCGCGGCGACCACCCCCGCCCCCGGGCCATCGGGCACGCGCAGGAACGAGAGCCCTCCGGTCACCAGCAGCAGGGCGAACGCGAGGATCACGAAGCCGCCGATGTCCAGCCGCCGGCCCGGCACCGGCTCGGATTCGGGCACGCCCAGCCAGATCACCACCGTGACCAGCGTCACCGCGATCGCGGGGATCATGAGGGTCAGCTGCAGATGCTCCCCGGATGCGGCGAACAGGCGCCCCGCGGCGAGGGCGCCCAGAATCGCCCCCGCCTGCAGCCCGACCACGAGCAGACCGGCCGCGCGGCGGGTGCGCGAGACCCCGTGGGCCTGCCGGCGGCCGCGCTCGAAGATCAGCGCGATCTCCAGCGGGAGCCACACGACGTAGAAGCCCTGCAGCGACCAGGCCAGCAGGAACGTCCAGAACGTGTCCGCGAAGACCAGCCACCAGCTGGCCCCCGCCGTCAGCGCCGCCGCGAGGAGCAGGATCTTCTTGTGACCGAACATGTCGCCGAGCTTGGCCAGGACCGGCAGGACGAGGGCTGAGAGCAGCAGCTGCCCCGCCTCGAACCAGTTGACGTCGGAGTCGTGGATGTCCAGGGCGATCACGATGTCGCTGAACAGCGGCACGTAGTACCCCTGCAGGATGCCGCTGACGAGTTCGACGACGAGAAACCAGCCGATGAGCCCGGCGGTCACGCCCAGGCCCGGGCGGAGCGGCGCGGCGGCTCGGGTCACGCGCCGAGGATACACCGGCGGTGCAGCCGGGCCGCGCGGCGCCCGTAGGCTGGGATCTCCGGCACCGAGGAGGGCACGTGGGCGAAGGCACGGGAGAGCGCGAGACCCTGACGTGGGATCAGTTCGGGAAGGCCTCGCGAGAGCTGGCCCGCGCCATCCTCGCGGACGGGTTCGTGCCGGAGGTCGTGGTGGCCATCGCCCGCGGCGGGCTGCTGCCGGCCGGTGCGATCGCGTACGGGTTGGGCGTGAAGAACTGCGGCGCGCTGAACGTGGAGTTCTACACCGGCATCGGCACGGTGCTCGATGCGCCCGAGGTGATTCCGCCGGCGCTGGACATCGACTACCTCGAGGGTCGTCGCGTGCTGCTCGTGGACGACGTCGCCGACAGCGGCCGCACCCTCGCGCTCGCCGTGAAGCTGCTGCGCGACCGCGGCGCCGACATGCGCTCGGTGGTGATCTACACGAAGCCGACCACGATCGTGCGGCCGGACTACTCGTGGAAGGACACCGCGCTGTGGATCGATTTCCCGTGGTCGGCGCGCGGGTCGGTGCTCGACGAGGACGCGGTCGCCTGACGTGGCGCGGACCCTGCCGGAGCTCGCCGAAGCCGGGCTGATCGACCGGGGCTGGGCTGCGGCGCTGGAGCCGGTCGCCCCGCGGATCGCGGCGCTGGGCGACCGCCTGCGGGCCGAGACGGCCGCCGGGCGCGGTCACCTCCCGGCGGGGGAGCACGTGCTGCGCGCCTTCCAGCGCCCGCTCGCAGACGTCAAGGTCCTGCTGGTCGGGCAGGATCCCTACCCCACGCCGGGGCATCCGATCGGGCTGTCCTTCGCCGTGGACGCCCATGTGCGCCCGCTGCCGCGCAGCCTCACCAACATCTACGCCGAGCTGCAGGCCGACCTGGGCGTGCCCCCGGCGCCGCACGGCGACCTCTCGGCCTGGAGCGACCAGGGCGTCATGCTGCTGAATCGCGTGCTCACCGTCGCACCGGGCGCTCCCGCCTCGCACCGCGGCTGGGGGTGGGAGGCCGTGACCGAGCACGCCATCCGCACCCTGGTGGCCCGCGACGCGCCTCTCGTGGCGATCCTGTGGGGGCGGGATGCCGCCGGCCTGCGGCCGATGCTGGGGGACACGCCGATCGTGGCGTCGCCGCATCCGTCGCCGCTGTCGGCCCGGCGCGGCTTCTTCGGCTCCCGGCCGTTCTCGCAGGTGAACGCGATGCTGCAGGAGCAGGGCGCAGCCCCCGTGGATTGGCGTCTTCCCGCCGCCTGACGGGCTCCCGCTAGAGTGGCAGCCGTGCTGGAGGACGAGTATGACAAGACCCGCCGGCGTCTTCCGCGGCATCTGCGCCCCGCGCCCGCCCCGGAGCGGCCGTTCGCCTTCACGATCCGCCCCGCGGAGGAGCGCGACATCGCGGACATCCGCGAGATCTACAACTACTACGTGACCAATTCGGTCGTCACCTTCGACGAGAAGCCGTGGAAGATGGCGCAGTGGCGGGAGAAGTTCGCCCACCTGGCCAAGCTCGGCATGCCCTTCCTCGTCGCCGAGAGCCCCAGCGGGCAGATCCTCGGCTACGCGCTCGTACAGCCGTGGAAGCCGAAATCGGCCTACCGGTACACCGTCGAGGACTCGATCTACCTGGGACAGGCCGCCGCCGGCAAGGGGCTCGGATCGGCGCTGCTGAAGGCGCTGCTGGACGCCTGCGAGGAGGCCGGCATCCGCGAGGTGGTCGCGGCGATCAGCGACAAGGGCGCCGAAGCGTCCATCCGGCTGCACGAGAAGCAGGGCTTCACCGAGGTCGGCCGGATGGGCCGCGTGGGCTTCAAGTTCAACCGCTGGCTGGGCGTGGTCTACCTGCAGAAGAGCATCCCGAAGCGGCGCAAGCGCCCGGCGGCCGGCTGAGTCAGGATGCGGCGGCGCGTACGGCGTCCACGAGCTCGCGCCACGGCCCCTCCAGCCGGGCGTCGGCCAGCTCCGCTTCCCGTGTCCGGCCGTCCACGGCGCGGATCGCCCACACGAAGCGGTCCGCTCCCGCACCGGCCGAGCCGGCCTCGTCCCACGGGCATCGCCGGATCAGCTCCTCCCACCGGGGGGTGTCCTCGGGGGGCGGCTCGGCCCGCCACAGCCGCCGGCGGCCGGCGATGCCGCCGGTGCGCGTCACCGTGATGACGACGCGACGGGCGTCGCGATGCGAGTCTTCAGACTGCGGGTGATCCATCCTCGATGACGCCGACGCCCACCCATCCGTCGCGGGCCGCGGCGACCTCCTCCGAGTCCTCACCGTACTCCGCCCGCGCCGCCGCCAGCGTGGCCGCCGCGAACCCGGCGAAATCGATCGTCGAGCTGAGCCCATCGGTCAGGGTGCGGTACCAGATGCGGCCGGCGCGCTCCCACGCCTTCCCGCCCAGCGCCGCGGCGGTGAGGTAAAAGGCGCGGTTGGGGATGCCGGAATTGATGTGCACGCCGCCGTTGTCCTCGTCGGTCTCGACGTAATCCCTGAGGTGGCCCGGTTGCGGGTCGCGTCCGAGCACGTCGTCGTCGTAGGCCGTGCCGGGATCTTTCACCGACCGCAGGGCGACGCCCTGCACCGCGTCGCTGAAGATGCCCGCGCCCACCAGCCACGAGGCGTCCTGAACGCTGTGGCCGGCGGCGTGCTGCTCGGCGAGCACCCCGAACACGTCGGCGATCGACTCGTTGATCGCCCCCGACTGCCCCTGGTACTCCAGGCCGCCCTCGGCGTCGATCAGCCCGTGAGTCAGCTCATGCGCGATGATCGACAGCGACCCGGTGAAGCCGGTGAACACCTCTCCGTCGCCGTCGCCGAAGACCATGCGCTCGCCGCTCCAGAACGCGTTGTCGTATTCCACCCCGTAGTGCACGGTCGCCGCCAGCGACCCCCCGGCCCCGTCGATGCCGTTGCGTCCGAACGCGTCCCACAAGAAGTCGAAGGTCGCCCCGAGGCCGTCGAACGCCTCGTCGACGGCCTCGTCGCCGCTGGGCGGGTCCTCCTCGCCCCGCACGCGGACACCGGGGAGCTCCTCCCGGTTCTGCGCATCGGAGACGACCCGGTCCGGCGCGGGGGAAGTCTCCGCGACGAGCGTGCCCGATTCCTCGATCGACAGCCGCAGTCGCTCGCGGGCCGCGCCGCGCGCAGGGCGGGGGAGCGAGAGCGTGCGGGCGGCCGCCGCGGCCGCGCGGGCCAGGCGCGGGTCGGCGGTGCCGGCGATGCGGGCCAGGAGGAACGGCGGGACGATGGCGGGGATCATGCGACGACTGTACGACCCGCTTCCGACCTGCGGGCCGATCAGGGGCTGATGGTCGGGATCGAGGCCAGCAGCGCCCTCGTGTAGGAGGCCTGGGGCTGGAGGAGCACCTTCTCGGTGGGTCCTTCCTCGACGATGCGTCCGTCCTTCATCACGACGACCTGATCGCACAGGTTCTGCACCACCCCGATGTCGTGGCTCACCAGCAGCAGCGTCA
Coding sequences within:
- a CDS encoding SDR family oxidoreductase gives rise to the protein MTRRAVVTGASSGIGRATARILRERGWDVVGVARRAERLVALEEEIGIVGFAADLTRAEDVDALAQWLQESGPVHALVHVAGGARGVDAVEDGRPEDWRWMFEVNVVSTQMLVAALLPLLRRAAAADGHADTLFVTSTAAQAAYAGGAGYNAAKAGEAMLAGALRLELNGEPIRVTQIAPGMVFTEEFSVNRLRGDTNAADSIYEGVENPLTADDVADVIAYALNAPGHVNLDLVTMRPVAQSAQHLLARGPLHPRL
- a CDS encoding MFS transporter, whose amino-acid sequence is MTRAAAPLRPGLGVTAGLIGWFLVVELVSGILQGYYVPLFSDIVIALDIHDSDVNWFEAGQLLLSALVLPVLAKLGDMFGHKKILLLAAALTAGASWWLVFADTFWTFLLAWSLQGFYVVWLPLEIALIFERGRRQAHGVSRTRRAAGLLVVGLQAGAILGALAAGRLFAASGEHLQLTLMIPAIAVTLVTVVIWLGVPESEPVPGRRLDIGGFVILAFALLLVTGGLSFLRVPDGPGAGVVAALVVAGIAAFAVFVWYELRQPDPAIDIRVLVQPQMWPVQATAFLVGISLLGAQGPLTTYAGTDSALGYGLGLDATDRSNVIGVYLVSLIVGAVLFALTSRRASPRLMLIGAALLVGIGYALFLPFHLELWQVLLNLSIAGIGSGALVGAMPAAAAAAAPRGQTGISSALTNTTKTIGGTFASAIFGVVLAGSAGAAVAATAAPLFGYLTVWTVCAAGGFLAAVLLMFVPRVAFADPDAEAAVGQAQLL
- a CDS encoding phosphoribosyltransferase gives rise to the protein MGEGTGERETLTWDQFGKASRELARAILADGFVPEVVVAIARGGLLPAGAIAYGLGVKNCGALNVEFYTGIGTVLDAPEVIPPALDIDYLEGRRVLLVDDVADSGRTLALAVKLLRDRGADMRSVVIYTKPTTIVRPDYSWKDTALWIDFPWSARGSVLDEDAVA
- a CDS encoding uracil-DNA glycosylase; the encoded protein is MARTLPELAEAGLIDRGWAAALEPVAPRIAALGDRLRAETAAGRGHLPAGEHVLRAFQRPLADVKVLLVGQDPYPTPGHPIGLSFAVDAHVRPLPRSLTNIYAELQADLGVPPAPHGDLSAWSDQGVMLLNRVLTVAPGAPASHRGWGWEAVTEHAIRTLVARDAPLVAILWGRDAAGLRPMLGDTPIVASPHPSPLSARRGFFGSRPFSQVNAMLQEQGAAPVDWRLPAA
- a CDS encoding GNAT family N-acetyltransferase translates to MLEDEYDKTRRRLPRHLRPAPAPERPFAFTIRPAEERDIADIREIYNYYVTNSVVTFDEKPWKMAQWREKFAHLAKLGMPFLVAESPSGQILGYALVQPWKPKSAYRYTVEDSIYLGQAAAGKGLGSALLKALLDACEEAGIREVVAAISDKGAEASIRLHEKQGFTEVGRMGRVGFKFNRWLGVVYLQKSIPKRRKRPAAG
- a CDS encoding protealysin inhibitor emfourin, yielding MDHPQSEDSHRDARRVVITVTRTGGIAGRRRLWRAEPPPEDTPRWEELIRRCPWDEAGSAGAGADRFVWAIRAVDGRTREAELADARLEGPWRELVDAVRAAAS
- a CDS encoding M4 family metallopeptidase, whose product is MIPAIVPPFLLARIAGTADPRLARAAAAAARTLSLPRPARGAARERLRLSIEESGTLVAETSPAPDRVVSDAQNREELPGVRVRGEEDPPSGDEAVDEAFDGLGATFDFLWDAFGRNGIDGAGGSLAATVHYGVEYDNAFWSGERMVFGDGDGEVFTGFTGSLSIIAHELTHGLIDAEGGLEYQGQSGAINESIADVFGVLAEQHAAGHSVQDASWLVGAGIFSDAVQGVALRSVKDPGTAYDDDVLGRDPQPGHLRDYVETDEDNGGVHINSGIPNRAFYLTAAALGGKAWERAGRIWYRTLTDGLSSTIDFAGFAAATLAAARAEYGEDSEEVAAARDGWVGVGVIEDGSPAV